Proteins encoded by one window of Microplitis mediator isolate UGA2020A chromosome 1, iyMicMedi2.1, whole genome shotgun sequence:
- the LOC130665381 gene encoding polycomb protein Sfmbt-like isoform X2 — MSDYLTLEDYIEEEEEREMVVSNVATQTTQDNKNRKIKPIKHPGLVLKTPIAYQPHTDLNFIPIRKDGIAVCEKCGAIGVKHAFYTKERRFCSRACARSSEHTTSTADSTYSPSHQLDHQTINPPKEERTSDHEMLASANEMNCEECYSSEEKIEEKVITDSVMPEDLPVRRKRTAEMAGSYDWTPQLTEAGFCAAPVSCFKHAPISEIWDNITVGMKVEVENTDCDEVCEAFPDSFWVATVLRISGYRALLRYEGFGQNAEKDFWVSLCSSDIHPVGWCATIGKPLIPPNTIANKYKDWKDFLMRRLTGARTLPTNFYNKVNDSLKSRFRCGLHLEVVDKNRISQVKVATIQKIVGKRLHVRYYDSPPEDNGFWCHEDSPLIHPVGWAKKVGQTLDAYPEYLERLEKGLLCSDDATENLFHVPKSHHIHLGYTFREGMKIEAIDPLNLSAICAATVMQVLKEDYIMIRIDSYDEDTSGADWFCYCVSSSCIFPIGFCAQHGLPLTPPKGYDPTTFSWNTYLVETNTIPAPIQLFNREVPQHGFIEGMRLEAADLMDPRLVCVATITRVIGRLLRVHFDGWEDEYDQWLDCQSPDIYPVGWCDLVDHKLEGPRVSVKIISSPVKTPKSLKRKAKRKMKKNGKMSCVKNVLSRHSERIEGLRECKKEIELVQDTKIERDRELESLLESDEREPEPALEPAGPDQTLPSPTSGQGHSLNETQCDGGNSKPLKKKPTTSSIHVNPTSGKYIPRIADGWQKSSDCGELVPTEWNAFDVAQFLRINDCATYCDNFCKRKVDGKTFLSLTKDQIIDLTGFKVGPSLKIFDLIQQLKIKVNPAHERLKLGLKKLL, encoded by the exons ATGAGTGACTATCTAACCTTGGAAGACTACATTGAAGAGGAAGAAGAGCGTGAAATGGTAGTAAGTAATGTGGCAACTCAGACAACTCAAGATAACAAAAATCGTAAGATTAAACCTATAAAACATCCTGGGTTGGTACTAAAGACGCCGATTGCTTATCAACCTCATACGGACCTGAATTTTATTCCTATTCGTAAAGACGGAATAGCTGTATGTGAAAAATGCGGTGCGATAGGTGTTAAGCATGCTTTTTATACAAAAGAAAGAAGATTTTGTAGTAGAGCATGTGCTAGATCTTCCGAGCACACAACGTCTACGGCTGACTCAACTTATAGTCCATCTCATCAGCTTGACCATCAGACTATTAATCCACCTAAAGAGGAGAGAACTTCAGATCATGAGATGCTCGCTAGTGCTAATGAAATGAATTGTGAAGAATGCTATTcatcagaagaaaaaatagaaGAGAAAGTAATCACAGACTCAGTAATGCCAGAAGATTTACCTGTAAGACGAAAGAGAACAGCCGAAATGGCCGGCTCTTATGACTGGACACCACAACTTACTGAAGCAGGATTTTGTGCAGCGCCAGTGTCCTGCTTTAAACATGCGCCAATATCTGAGATATGGGATAACATTACTGTTGGAATGAAAGTAGAAGTCGAGAATACGGATTGCGACGAAGTTTGCGAAGCTTTTCCAGATTCTTTTTGGGTTGCTACTGTCCTTAGAATTTCTGGTTACAGAGCATTATTGAGATATGAAGGGTTTGGACAGAATGCCGAGAAGGATTTTTGGGTTTCACTTTGTTCTAGTGATATTCATCCAGTTGGTTGGTGTGCGACTATTGGAAAACCTTTAATCCCTCCCAATACAATTGCTAATAAGTATAAAGACTGGAAAGATTTCCTTATGAGAAGACTTACTGGCGCTCGAACTTTACCtacgaatttttataataaagttaATGATAGTCTAAAATCTCGATTTCGTTGTGGTTTGCATTTAGAAGTAGTAGACAAAAATAGAATCTCACAGGTTAAAGTTGCAacgattcaaaaaattgttggTAAACGATTACATGTCAGATACTACGATTCTCCGCCAGAAGATAATGGTTTTTGGTGTCACGAAGATTCACCTCTGATCCATCCGGTCGGCTGGGCCAAAAAAGTTGGACAGACTCTTGATGCATACCCAGAATACTTAGAGCGCTTAGAAAAAGGTCTTTTATGTTCAGATGATGCTACAGAAAACTTATTTCACGTGCCAAAAAGCCATCACATACATCTTGGTTATACGTTTCGTGAAGGAATGAAAATTGAAGCAATAGATCCACTTAATCTTTCTGCAATATGTGCTGCAACTGTGATGCAAGTTCTTAAAGAAGattatattatgataagaATCGACAGCTACGATGAAGATACTAGCGGTGCTGATTGGTTTTGTTACTGTGTCAGCTCATCGTGTATTTTTCCAATCGGTTTTTGTGCTCAACACGGTTTACCTCTTACACCTCCTAAAGGCTATGATCCAACAACATTTTCTTGGAATACTTATTTAGTTGAAACAAATACTATTCCAGCACCTATTCAATTATTCAATCGTGAAGTTCCGCAGCATGGCTTCATTGAAGGAATGAGATTAGAAGCAGCAGATTTAATGGATCCAAGATTAGTCTGTGTCGCAACAATTACTCGTGTTATTGGCCGACTATTACGTGTTCATTTTGATGGTTGGGAAGATGAATACGATCAGTGGCTGGACTGTCAGAGTCCTGATATTTATCCGGTAGGTTGGTGTGACCTTGTTGATCATAAACTTGAAGGGCCACGTGTATCtgttaaaattatcagttCACCTGTAAAAACACCCAAAAGCCTTAAACGTAaagcaaaaagaaaaatgaaaaaaaatggtaagaTGAGCTGTGTTAAAAACGTCCTTTCAAGACACAGCGAACGTATCGAAGGACTTAGAGAATGCAAAAAAGAAATAGAACTGGTACAGGATACAAAAATTGAACGTGATAGAGAGTTAGAAAGTTTACTTGAATCAGATGAAAGAGAACCAGAGCCAGCATTGGAGCCAGCTGGACCAGATCAGACTTTACCGAGTCCAACCAGTGGACAGGGTCACTCATTAAATGAGACACAGTGTGATGGTGGAAATTCCAAACCACTGAAAAAGAAACCCACTACCTCTAGCATTCAC GTAAATCCAACAAGTGGCAAGTATATCCCAAGGATAGCAGATGGATGGCAGAAAAGTTCTGATTGCGGGGAATTAGTGCCTACAGAGTGGAATGCATTTGATGTGGCGCAGTTTTTGCGCATCAATGATTGTGCTACTTATTGTGACAATTTTTGTAAACGTAAAGTCGATGGAAAAACATTCCTCTCACTTACGAAAGACCaaattatagatttgactGGTTTCAAAGTTGGTccatctttaaaaatattcgaccTTATTCAGCAACTGAAAATCAAAGTTAACCCAGCGCATGAAAGGTTAAAGTTAGGactaaaaaaactattgtAA
- the LOC130665381 gene encoding polycomb protein Sfmbt-like isoform X1 — protein MQAPNGLNVCMNSVYTSIPGIPELGMVWMGDMMIHNEPASELIIDPRHAAGSPFITHSSHSFDDIRNHQIAPTTMVRYMPQQFANECSEIEETMEAVDSQNIQQEYDAQRENEGMSDYLTLEDYIEEEEEREMVVSNVATQTTQDNKNRKIKPIKHPGLVLKTPIAYQPHTDLNFIPIRKDGIAVCEKCGAIGVKHAFYTKERRFCSRACARSSEHTTSTADSTYSPSHQLDHQTINPPKEERTSDHEMLASANEMNCEECYSSEEKIEEKVITDSVMPEDLPVRRKRTAEMAGSYDWTPQLTEAGFCAAPVSCFKHAPISEIWDNITVGMKVEVENTDCDEVCEAFPDSFWVATVLRISGYRALLRYEGFGQNAEKDFWVSLCSSDIHPVGWCATIGKPLIPPNTIANKYKDWKDFLMRRLTGARTLPTNFYNKVNDSLKSRFRCGLHLEVVDKNRISQVKVATIQKIVGKRLHVRYYDSPPEDNGFWCHEDSPLIHPVGWAKKVGQTLDAYPEYLERLEKGLLCSDDATENLFHVPKSHHIHLGYTFREGMKIEAIDPLNLSAICAATVMQVLKEDYIMIRIDSYDEDTSGADWFCYCVSSSCIFPIGFCAQHGLPLTPPKGYDPTTFSWNTYLVETNTIPAPIQLFNREVPQHGFIEGMRLEAADLMDPRLVCVATITRVIGRLLRVHFDGWEDEYDQWLDCQSPDIYPVGWCDLVDHKLEGPRVSVKIISSPVKTPKSLKRKAKRKMKKNGKMSCVKNVLSRHSERIEGLRECKKEIELVQDTKIERDRELESLLESDEREPEPALEPAGPDQTLPSPTSGQGHSLNETQCDGGNSKPLKKKPTTSSIHVNPTSGKYIPRIADGWQKSSDCGELVPTEWNAFDVAQFLRINDCATYCDNFCKRKVDGKTFLSLTKDQIIDLTGFKVGPSLKIFDLIQQLKIKVNPAHERLKLGLKKLL, from the exons ATGCAGGCACCGAATG GTTTGAATGTCTGTATGAATTCAGTGTACACTTCTATCCCCGGTATTCCTGAATTGGGAATGGTCTGGATGGGGGATATGATGATACATAATGAACCTGCATCTGAGCTGATAATAGATCCAAGACATGCTGCTGGGAGTCCTTTTATCACGCATAGTTCTCATTCATTTGATGATATACGGAATCATCAAATAGCTCCTACTACAATGGTCAGATATATGCCTCAGCAATTCGCGAACGAATGTTCGGAGATCGAGGAAACAATGGAAGCAGTTGATAGTCAAAACATTCAGCaa gAGTATGATGCTCAAAGGGAAAATGAAGGAATGAGTGACTATCTAACCTTGGAAGACTACATTGAAGAGGAAGAAGAGCGTGAAATGGTAGTAAGTAATGTGGCAACTCAGACAACTCAAGATAACAAAAATCGTAAGATTAAACCTATAAAACATCCTGGGTTGGTACTAAAGACGCCGATTGCTTATCAACCTCATACGGACCTGAATTTTATTCCTATTCGTAAAGACGGAATAGCTGTATGTGAAAAATGCGGTGCGATAGGTGTTAAGCATGCTTTTTATACAAAAGAAAGAAGATTTTGTAGTAGAGCATGTGCTAGATCTTCCGAGCACACAACGTCTACGGCTGACTCAACTTATAGTCCATCTCATCAGCTTGACCATCAGACTATTAATCCACCTAAAGAGGAGAGAACTTCAGATCATGAGATGCTCGCTAGTGCTAATGAAATGAATTGTGAAGAATGCTATTcatcagaagaaaaaatagaaGAGAAAGTAATCACAGACTCAGTAATGCCAGAAGATTTACCTGTAAGACGAAAGAGAACAGCCGAAATGGCCGGCTCTTATGACTGGACACCACAACTTACTGAAGCAGGATTTTGTGCAGCGCCAGTGTCCTGCTTTAAACATGCGCCAATATCTGAGATATGGGATAACATTACTGTTGGAATGAAAGTAGAAGTCGAGAATACGGATTGCGACGAAGTTTGCGAAGCTTTTCCAGATTCTTTTTGGGTTGCTACTGTCCTTAGAATTTCTGGTTACAGAGCATTATTGAGATATGAAGGGTTTGGACAGAATGCCGAGAAGGATTTTTGGGTTTCACTTTGTTCTAGTGATATTCATCCAGTTGGTTGGTGTGCGACTATTGGAAAACCTTTAATCCCTCCCAATACAATTGCTAATAAGTATAAAGACTGGAAAGATTTCCTTATGAGAAGACTTACTGGCGCTCGAACTTTACCtacgaatttttataataaagttaATGATAGTCTAAAATCTCGATTTCGTTGTGGTTTGCATTTAGAAGTAGTAGACAAAAATAGAATCTCACAGGTTAAAGTTGCAacgattcaaaaaattgttggTAAACGATTACATGTCAGATACTACGATTCTCCGCCAGAAGATAATGGTTTTTGGTGTCACGAAGATTCACCTCTGATCCATCCGGTCGGCTGGGCCAAAAAAGTTGGACAGACTCTTGATGCATACCCAGAATACTTAGAGCGCTTAGAAAAAGGTCTTTTATGTTCAGATGATGCTACAGAAAACTTATTTCACGTGCCAAAAAGCCATCACATACATCTTGGTTATACGTTTCGTGAAGGAATGAAAATTGAAGCAATAGATCCACTTAATCTTTCTGCAATATGTGCTGCAACTGTGATGCAAGTTCTTAAAGAAGattatattatgataagaATCGACAGCTACGATGAAGATACTAGCGGTGCTGATTGGTTTTGTTACTGTGTCAGCTCATCGTGTATTTTTCCAATCGGTTTTTGTGCTCAACACGGTTTACCTCTTACACCTCCTAAAGGCTATGATCCAACAACATTTTCTTGGAATACTTATTTAGTTGAAACAAATACTATTCCAGCACCTATTCAATTATTCAATCGTGAAGTTCCGCAGCATGGCTTCATTGAAGGAATGAGATTAGAAGCAGCAGATTTAATGGATCCAAGATTAGTCTGTGTCGCAACAATTACTCGTGTTATTGGCCGACTATTACGTGTTCATTTTGATGGTTGGGAAGATGAATACGATCAGTGGCTGGACTGTCAGAGTCCTGATATTTATCCGGTAGGTTGGTGTGACCTTGTTGATCATAAACTTGAAGGGCCACGTGTATCtgttaaaattatcagttCACCTGTAAAAACACCCAAAAGCCTTAAACGTAaagcaaaaagaaaaatgaaaaaaaatggtaagaTGAGCTGTGTTAAAAACGTCCTTTCAAGACACAGCGAACGTATCGAAGGACTTAGAGAATGCAAAAAAGAAATAGAACTGGTACAGGATACAAAAATTGAACGTGATAGAGAGTTAGAAAGTTTACTTGAATCAGATGAAAGAGAACCAGAGCCAGCATTGGAGCCAGCTGGACCAGATCAGACTTTACCGAGTCCAACCAGTGGACAGGGTCACTCATTAAATGAGACACAGTGTGATGGTGGAAATTCCAAACCACTGAAAAAGAAACCCACTACCTCTAGCATTCAC GTAAATCCAACAAGTGGCAAGTATATCCCAAGGATAGCAGATGGATGGCAGAAAAGTTCTGATTGCGGGGAATTAGTGCCTACAGAGTGGAATGCATTTGATGTGGCGCAGTTTTTGCGCATCAATGATTGTGCTACTTATTGTGACAATTTTTGTAAACGTAAAGTCGATGGAAAAACATTCCTCTCACTTACGAAAGACCaaattatagatttgactGGTTTCAAAGTTGGTccatctttaaaaatattcgaccTTATTCAGCAACTGAAAATCAAAGTTAACCCAGCGCATGAAAGGTTAAAGTTAGGactaaaaaaactattgtAA